A window of the Nitrospira sp. genome harbors these coding sequences:
- the lon gene encoding endopeptidase La, whose translation MTDPNEQEIQPPQNVEVPGQLPLLPVRDIVVFPYMVLPLFVGRDMSIKAIEAALAGNRMIFLATQKALDVENPAPKDIHAIGTVGLIMRMLKLPDERIKILVQGIAKAKITKYIQTDPYYSVRIDKLIDTKSTSTGLEAEAVMRTVKEQIERIVSLGKVLIPDVMVVIENLEEPGRLADMVASNLGLKVDATQAVLEISDPIHRLRQVSDILGKEIEVLSMQQKIQAQAKGEMDKTQREYFLREQLKAIQKELGELDERAEEVTEFRKRIKDAKMPDKVLKESEKQLKRLEKMHPDTAESATVRTYLEWMVELPWSKRSKDNLDLKAAAKVLNDDHYDLEKVKERILEYLAVRKLKEKMKGPILCFVGPPGVGKTSLGKSIARSLGREFVRISLGGVRDEAEIRGHRRTYVGALPGRIIQGMKQAGTGNPVFMLDEVDKVGMDFRGDPSAALLEVLDPEQNSAFTDHYLGVPFDLTEVMFITTANLIDPILPALRDRMEIIEIPGYTEEEKLGIAQKYLIPRQLEEHGITIKHLRFTEPAIRQIISHYTREAGVRNLEREIANVMRKVAKKVAEGKGLGFPIEPSNLHRYLGVPKYVPEAELEKDEIGVATGLAWTESGGDVLYIEATVMKGKGQLTLTGHLGDVMKESAQAALSYVRSREKTLHLSPVMFSKQDLHIHVPAGAIPKDGPSAGITMATAIASAFSGIPARRDLAMTGEITLRGRVLPIGGLKEKILAAKRAKLTTVILPRRNKKDLEEIPKHLLKGIQLAFVDTMDDVMKIALRRGVKTSPASRKPSAPPAPTRIRPLRPGKGRRSHELPATVMANREPARS comes from the coding sequence ATGACCGACCCAAACGAACAAGAGATTCAACCTCCACAAAACGTTGAGGTTCCGGGCCAGCTCCCGCTGTTGCCGGTCCGAGATATCGTCGTCTTTCCGTACATGGTGCTTCCCCTGTTCGTCGGACGCGACATGTCGATCAAGGCCATCGAAGCGGCCCTTGCCGGCAATCGGATGATTTTCCTCGCGACGCAGAAAGCACTCGACGTCGAAAATCCCGCTCCGAAAGACATCCATGCCATCGGCACCGTCGGCCTCATCATGCGGATGCTGAAGTTGCCCGATGAACGCATCAAAATCCTGGTGCAAGGCATCGCCAAAGCGAAGATCACCAAATACATTCAGACCGACCCCTACTACTCCGTTCGGATCGACAAACTGATTGATACGAAATCGACGTCCACGGGCCTTGAGGCGGAAGCCGTCATGCGGACCGTGAAAGAGCAGATCGAACGAATCGTAAGCTTGGGGAAAGTCCTGATCCCCGATGTCATGGTCGTCATCGAAAACCTCGAAGAGCCGGGACGATTGGCCGACATGGTCGCCTCAAATCTCGGCCTCAAGGTCGACGCCACCCAAGCCGTCTTGGAAATCTCTGATCCAATTCATCGCCTTCGTCAAGTGAGCGACATTCTCGGGAAGGAAATCGAAGTCCTCTCCATGCAGCAAAAGATTCAGGCCCAAGCCAAGGGCGAGATGGACAAGACCCAACGGGAATACTTTCTGCGGGAACAACTGAAGGCCATTCAAAAGGAGTTGGGTGAACTCGATGAGCGGGCGGAAGAAGTCACGGAATTCCGGAAGCGCATCAAAGATGCGAAGATGCCCGACAAGGTCCTGAAAGAATCTGAAAAACAGCTCAAGCGTCTCGAAAAGATGCACCCGGATACCGCCGAATCCGCGACGGTGAGAACCTATCTGGAATGGATGGTCGAATTGCCGTGGTCGAAGCGGTCGAAGGATAACCTCGATCTGAAGGCCGCCGCCAAGGTATTGAACGACGACCACTATGACCTCGAAAAGGTCAAGGAGCGGATTCTCGAATACCTGGCCGTCCGAAAGCTGAAAGAGAAGATGAAGGGGCCGATCCTCTGCTTTGTCGGCCCACCTGGAGTCGGCAAGACATCGCTGGGGAAGTCGATCGCCCGCTCATTGGGCCGCGAGTTTGTGCGTATCAGCTTGGGCGGCGTGCGGGATGAGGCAGAAATCCGCGGCCACCGCCGCACCTATGTCGGCGCATTACCGGGACGCATCATCCAAGGCATGAAGCAAGCGGGCACCGGTAACCCCGTGTTCATGCTTGACGAGGTGGACAAGGTTGGCATGGATTTTCGGGGCGACCCCTCGGCAGCCTTGTTGGAGGTCCTCGATCCGGAGCAAAACAGTGCGTTCACCGACCACTACCTCGGCGTCCCATTCGACCTGACCGAAGTGATGTTCATCACCACGGCGAATTTGATCGATCCGATCCTTCCCGCGTTGCGCGATCGCATGGAGATCATTGAAATTCCAGGATATACAGAAGAGGAAAAACTTGGTATCGCCCAGAAATACCTGATTCCCCGGCAGCTCGAAGAGCACGGCATTACGATCAAACATCTCCGCTTTACCGAGCCGGCGATCCGCCAGATCATTTCGCACTACACACGCGAGGCCGGAGTGCGGAACCTCGAGCGCGAGATCGCCAATGTGATGCGTAAGGTTGCAAAGAAAGTCGCCGAGGGCAAAGGTCTGGGGTTTCCGATCGAGCCGTCCAATCTCCATAGATATCTGGGAGTGCCAAAATATGTGCCGGAAGCGGAACTCGAGAAGGACGAAATCGGTGTGGCGACCGGCCTAGCCTGGACGGAATCGGGTGGCGATGTGCTTTACATCGAGGCGACGGTGATGAAGGGGAAAGGCCAGTTGACCCTCACCGGCCATCTGGGAGATGTGATGAAAGAATCCGCCCAGGCAGCGCTCAGCTACGTCCGCTCGCGAGAAAAAACCTTGCATCTCAGCCCCGTGATGTTCAGCAAACAAGACCTGCACATCCACGTGCCGGCCGGGGCGATTCCCAAAGACGGTCCCTCGGCCGGCATCACAATGGCAACCGCCATTGCCTCGGCGTTTTCCGGCATTCCCGCACGACGTGATTTGGCGATGACCGGAGAGATCACCTTGCGCGGCCGCGTGCTTCCGATCGGGGGACTCAAGGAAAAGATTTTGGCGGCGAAACGGGCAAAGCTCACGACGGTAATCCTTCCACGTCGGAATAAGAAGGACCTTGAGGAAATCCCCAAACATCTCCTCAAA
- the galU gene encoding UTP--glucose-1-phosphate uridylyltransferase GalU encodes MSRLTVRKAIIPAAGLGTRFLPATKASPKEMLPLVDKPLIQYTVEEAVASGIEDIIVITGRGKRAIEDHFDRSVELEENLKGTGKSQVLHQIRQISNLANFCYVRQSEALGLGHAVLCAQHLIGDEPFAVILGDEIIDADVPGLAQLIHVYKKRHGAVLGVQEVPKADVSRYGIVTPKRLAHGLHRVEDLVEKPSPTDAPSTLAVIGRYVLPPEIFPILRKTAPGKNGEIQLTDALKTLAKKTPMFALEVEGQRHDAGDKLGFLIATVEFALKNPALGSEFRDYLSTRMHTTSNNRRG; translated from the coding sequence ATGTCACGTCTGACTGTCAGAAAAGCGATCATTCCCGCCGCCGGCCTTGGGACACGCTTCCTTCCCGCCACAAAGGCATCCCCGAAAGAGATGTTGCCGTTGGTCGACAAACCGCTCATTCAATATACGGTCGAAGAAGCGGTGGCCTCTGGCATCGAGGACATCATCGTGATTACCGGCCGCGGGAAACGTGCCATCGAAGATCACTTTGATCGTTCGGTCGAGTTGGAAGAAAATTTGAAAGGCACCGGCAAGAGTCAGGTGCTCCATCAAATCCGACAGATCTCGAACCTCGCGAATTTCTGTTACGTGCGGCAATCTGAAGCGCTCGGCTTGGGGCATGCCGTGTTGTGCGCGCAGCATCTGATCGGCGATGAACCCTTCGCCGTCATTCTCGGAGACGAGATCATCGACGCCGACGTCCCAGGGCTCGCGCAATTGATCCACGTCTATAAAAAGCGGCATGGGGCGGTGCTCGGAGTGCAGGAGGTTCCCAAAGCAGATGTCAGCCGGTACGGAATTGTGACCCCCAAGCGCCTCGCTCATGGCTTGCATCGGGTTGAAGATTTGGTTGAGAAACCATCGCCGACCGATGCCCCATCCACGCTCGCCGTGATCGGCCGGTATGTCCTTCCCCCGGAAATCTTCCCGATCCTGAGAAAAACCGCCCCTGGAAAGAACGGGGAAATTCAATTGACCGATGCACTTAAGACACTCGCAAAAAAAACTCCGATGTTTGCTCTGGAGGTGGAGGGGCAGCGCCACGACGCCGGAGACAAATTGGGCTTTTTGATCGCCACTGTTGAGTTCGCATTGAAGAATCCGGCATTGGGATCGGAATTCCGCGACTACCTTTCGACCAGAATGCACACCACATCGAATAATCGTCGAGGATGA
- the bamA gene encoding outer membrane protein assembly factor BamA, with amino-acid sequence MIEHAVYSPRSFLVAAMAVSVLWGVLEALAQTPDLKVASIDIRGAKRIEVPAIAGRLTLKVGDRYSPETVRGQVKILYDTGFFEDVQVETESIAEGMAVTFVVQEKPFITEIVFDGNEQLTDEKLKEKTTIKSQTFLDPQQVKDSAEAIRLTYQHEGYFNAQVVPVTETLDEERKRLTFHITEGEKAKVKTVTFEGLRAATKNEMLAVMSTREWIPWYGLVTKFKLPSMVSDAGVLKREELANDVERIREVLLNKGYFNVRVGQPSVELTDDRKWFLVTYHITEGEPFTIGEIGFRGHTVFEEPELRAGLRMKEGEIFQRAKIRDEISRVTELYGSRGYAFAEVVPSVNPNNEERTVGILFNIKEGQMMRIRQINIYGNDKTRDNVIRREIRVDEQDVIDTASLKRSFQRLNNLNFFETVEILPTQVEPDKVDLNVRVKEKPTGMFSVGGGFSTLDQLVAVADITQANLGGYGYLLRVRGQLGQRRTLGSITFRNPYLYDSLTSLQIDGYRTMTNYLSYFEERTGGNVTLGRWISEYVTTSISLFGEILTYRDPAPGICPDLVPVVCQQLGTNSSTGFRTSLFRDTRDYYLDPRSGWRSGGGFDVGTPYLGGTYNFIKYYVDVVKYTPLPFDMRFAVRARAGALEALGGTDTPLNERFFVGGINTVRGFSFGRAGPTVPTTHSPYGAVRQLIFNTELIFTISAEAKLNGVLFFDYGKGFDNGEPWSFNLRPAAGIEGRWISPFGPLRVAYGINLDPRPGERVGVFEFTIGTLF; translated from the coding sequence GTGATCGAACATGCCGTCTACAGCCCTCGATCGTTCCTGGTCGCGGCCATGGCCGTCTCCGTGTTGTGGGGCGTGCTTGAAGCACTTGCTCAGACACCCGACCTCAAGGTCGCTTCGATCGACATTCGGGGAGCCAAACGAATCGAAGTTCCGGCGATTGCCGGTCGGCTCACACTGAAGGTCGGCGACCGCTATTCTCCGGAAACCGTGCGCGGACAAGTGAAGATTCTATACGACACGGGTTTTTTCGAGGATGTGCAGGTTGAAACAGAATCGATCGCCGAGGGGATGGCGGTGACCTTTGTCGTGCAGGAAAAGCCGTTCATCACCGAGATCGTCTTCGACGGTAATGAGCAGTTGACCGACGAGAAGCTGAAAGAAAAAACGACCATCAAAAGCCAGACATTTCTTGATCCACAACAGGTGAAAGATAGCGCCGAGGCCATTCGCCTGACCTACCAGCATGAGGGATATTTCAACGCGCAGGTTGTTCCCGTGACCGAGACATTGGACGAGGAACGAAAGCGCCTGACCTTCCATATTACGGAGGGAGAGAAGGCGAAGGTCAAGACGGTGACGTTCGAAGGGCTGCGTGCGGCAACGAAGAACGAGATGCTCGCTGTCATGTCGACTCGGGAATGGATTCCTTGGTACGGGCTCGTCACGAAGTTCAAGTTGCCTTCGATGGTGTCCGACGCGGGCGTCTTGAAGCGTGAAGAGCTGGCCAATGATGTGGAGCGGATCAGGGAAGTACTGCTGAACAAAGGCTACTTCAATGTGCGGGTCGGTCAGCCGTCGGTGGAGCTCACCGACGATAGAAAATGGTTCCTCGTCACCTACCACATCACCGAGGGAGAGCCGTTTACCATAGGAGAAATCGGGTTTCGAGGGCATACAGTCTTTGAGGAGCCGGAGCTTCGAGCAGGATTGAGGATGAAAGAGGGGGAAATCTTTCAGCGTGCCAAAATCCGAGATGAGATCTCCCGAGTCACGGAACTGTATGGGAGCAGGGGGTATGCGTTTGCGGAAGTTGTACCCAGCGTGAATCCGAACAATGAGGAACGGACGGTCGGCATCCTCTTCAACATCAAAGAAGGGCAGATGATGCGGATCCGACAGATCAACATCTACGGCAATGATAAGACACGAGACAACGTCATCCGGCGGGAAATACGAGTGGACGAACAGGATGTGATCGACACCGCCTCCCTGAAGCGAAGTTTCCAACGCTTGAACAACTTGAATTTCTTCGAAACGGTTGAGATCCTGCCGACGCAAGTCGAGCCGGACAAGGTCGATCTGAATGTGCGTGTGAAGGAAAAACCGACCGGGATGTTCAGCGTCGGCGGCGGGTTCAGCACATTGGACCAACTCGTGGCGGTTGCCGATATCACCCAAGCCAACTTGGGCGGGTACGGCTACCTCCTGCGCGTCCGCGGGCAACTCGGTCAGCGAAGAACTCTCGGGTCCATCACGTTTCGCAATCCCTATCTGTACGACTCATTGACGTCGCTGCAGATCGATGGCTACCGCACGATGACGAATTACCTTAGTTATTTTGAGGAACGAACCGGCGGAAACGTCACACTCGGCCGTTGGATATCGGAATATGTGACGACCAGTATCAGCCTCTTCGGAGAAATACTCACCTACAGGGATCCCGCACCCGGTATCTGTCCGGATCTGGTTCCGGTCGTGTGTCAACAGCTCGGGACGAACTCGAGTACGGGATTTCGGACGTCGCTGTTCAGAGATACCAGAGATTACTATCTCGATCCCAGAAGCGGTTGGCGTAGCGGCGGAGGGTTTGACGTCGGAACACCCTATCTTGGGGGTACCTACAATTTCATTAAATATTATGTGGACGTGGTCAAGTACACGCCCCTCCCCTTCGATATGAGGTTTGCGGTGCGGGCTCGCGCGGGAGCGCTCGAGGCGCTGGGAGGAACAGACACTCCGCTGAATGAACGGTTTTTCGTGGGAGGCATCAACACGGTGCGTGGGTTTTCCTTCGGACGGGCCGGTCCCACAGTCCCCACGACCCATTCCCCCTACGGCGCGGTCAGACAATTGATCTTCAACACCGAGTTGATCTTTACGATCTCCGCCGAGGCGAAATTGAACGGTGTGCTCTTTTTCGACTACGGGAAGGGTTTTGACAACGGTGAGCCGTGGTCGTTCAATTTGAGACCTGCTGCCGGTATTGAGGGACGCTGGATTTCTCCCTTCGGTCCCTTGCGTGTCGCCTATGGGATCAACCTAGACCCACGACCCGGTGAGCGAGTCGGCGTGTTCGAGTTTACGATCGGGACCTTGTTTTAG
- a CDS encoding OmpH family outer membrane protein, translating into MVRWDRDRWRQSAGRIEWTVMSVSVAMMLVLSGCAGGGGKIDTKIGVINSQRLLNETSAGKKAKENLTAFSKNRQALMELEEKELRRMEEDFTKQSSVLSPAAKRDREEQFRRRMQEYQQKASELNREVQEKQKDVLEGFRDKIETVVAKVAKRLGLQVVVDKSKGGPTIYHEADMDISGLVIDEFNREYP; encoded by the coding sequence GTGGTACGTTGGGATAGGGATCGATGGAGGCAATCGGCGGGGCGGATCGAATGGACAGTGATGTCGGTGTCGGTCGCCATGATGCTGGTTCTCAGTGGATGTGCCGGAGGCGGGGGCAAAATCGACACCAAGATCGGCGTGATCAATTCACAGCGATTGCTCAACGAGACGAGCGCTGGCAAAAAAGCCAAAGAGAATCTGACCGCCTTCTCGAAAAATCGACAGGCACTGATGGAATTGGAAGAAAAGGAGTTGCGGAGGATGGAAGAGGACTTTACCAAGCAGTCCTCTGTCCTCAGCCCTGCCGCGAAGCGAGATCGGGAAGAACAGTTTCGCCGGCGCATGCAAGAGTACCAGCAAAAGGCCTCGGAATTGAATCGAGAAGTCCAGGAAAAACAAAAAGACGTCCTGGAAGGGTTTCGCGATAAGATCGAAACGGTCGTGGCAAAGGTCGCCAAGCGCCTTGGGCTGCAGGTGGTCGTTGATAAGAGCAAGGGTGGTCCGACCATCTATCATGAAGCAGACATGGACATTTCAGGTCTGGTCATCGATGAATTCAACCGCGAATATCCGTAA
- a CDS encoding OmpH family outer membrane protein, which produces MTGTARVIIAGIALSLVQWEEPLFAGDALRIGVMDQQMVMERTKGGKLALEDVKGYSMTRQKIINSDEQDIKDLQQSLQDSNAKLTDQARQEKEEQLRSKMEAYQRRLQEFNREVQQKQREMVSEYGQKIAAAARVVAQKEGYTAIFDKGNEALIRIVLYYQPALDVTDAVVKEFDRQNP; this is translated from the coding sequence ATGACGGGGACAGCGAGAGTGATCATAGCAGGCATCGCGTTATCGCTGGTGCAGTGGGAGGAGCCGCTCTTCGCTGGGGACGCGCTCCGGATCGGGGTTATGGATCAACAGATGGTGATGGAACGGACGAAGGGCGGGAAGCTGGCCTTGGAAGATGTGAAGGGATATTCCATGACCAGACAGAAGATCATCAATTCGGATGAGCAAGACATCAAAGATCTGCAACAGTCTTTACAAGATTCAAACGCCAAACTCACCGACCAGGCGAGGCAAGAGAAAGAGGAACAGTTGCGGAGTAAGATGGAAGCGTATCAGCGCCGCCTGCAAGAGTTTAATCGTGAAGTTCAACAAAAACAGCGCGAGATGGTCTCGGAATATGGACAAAAGATCGCAGCGGCAGCTAGGGTCGTGGCTCAGAAAGAGGGATATACGGCCATCTTCGATAAAGGCAACGAGGCGCTTATCCGCATTGTTCTCTATTATCAGCCGGCACTGGACGTGACGGACGCGGTCGTCAAGGAATTTGATCGACAGAACCCGTGA
- the fabZ gene encoding 3-hydroxyacyl-ACP dehydratase FabZ: MASVEQAEIQALLPHRYPFLLVDRIKEFEPQKSIVGFKNVTVNEPFFQGHFPGRPVMPGVLIIEAMAQAGGVLVFKSGGSVGKTVMYLTGIDEAKFRRPVVPGDQLRLDIEVLKKRPPFWKMQGKAYVDNEMVCEAVITAMVIEEKAETR, from the coding sequence ATGGCATCGGTCGAGCAGGCTGAGATTCAGGCGTTACTTCCCCACCGGTATCCATTTTTGCTGGTGGATCGAATCAAAGAGTTTGAACCGCAAAAGAGCATCGTTGGGTTCAAAAACGTGACCGTCAATGAACCGTTCTTCCAAGGACATTTCCCCGGACGCCCGGTGATGCCCGGAGTGCTGATTATCGAGGCCATGGCGCAGGCAGGCGGTGTGCTGGTCTTCAAGTCGGGGGGATCGGTCGGAAAAACCGTCATGTATCTGACGGGTATCGACGAGGCAAAGTTCCGGCGACCGGTGGTGCCAGGCGATCAGCTCCGTTTGGACATCGAAGTCCTCAAGAAGCGTCCTCCGTTCTGGAAAATGCAAGGAAAGGCATATGTAGACAATGAGATGGTCTGTGAAGCCGTAATAACGGCGATGGTGATCGAAGAGAAGGCGGAAACACGGTGA
- the lpxA gene encoding acyl-ACP--UDP-N-acetylglucosamine O-acyltransferase: protein MKIHPTAIVHPKASLDGDVEIGPFCVVGEHVAIGKGSRLLSHATIDGWTEIGERNEVHPFASIGGPPQHLGYKGEPTKVLIGHDNIIREYVTINRGTVQGGGVTSLGSNGILMAYVHVAHDCRLGDHIIMANAASLAGHITIGDHAVIGGLTGILQFVRVGDYVMVGGCCAIGQDIPPFALAAGGYRAHLYGLNSIGLQRHGFSADRIALLKKAFDLLFRSGHRTAEAIRLAKKEFKGQADVTKILTFMEGTKRGISRAVSLDSEREFDQQM, encoded by the coding sequence GTGAAGATACATCCAACAGCGATCGTTCATCCCAAGGCGAGTCTCGATGGTGACGTTGAGATCGGGCCGTTCTGTGTAGTCGGGGAGCATGTCGCGATCGGGAAGGGAAGCCGATTGCTCTCCCATGCGACGATCGATGGGTGGACGGAGATTGGGGAGCGGAACGAAGTGCACCCGTTTGCTTCGATTGGAGGTCCTCCACAACACCTAGGTTATAAGGGGGAACCGACCAAGGTCCTCATCGGTCACGACAACATTATCAGGGAGTACGTCACGATCAACCGGGGAACCGTCCAAGGGGGTGGAGTGACCTCTCTTGGGTCAAATGGCATTCTGATGGCCTATGTGCATGTGGCACATGATTGTCGGCTTGGCGACCACATCATTATGGCCAACGCGGCAAGCCTCGCCGGACACATCACCATCGGGGATCATGCCGTCATCGGAGGATTGACCGGTATTCTTCAGTTTGTGCGCGTCGGGGACTACGTGATGGTCGGCGGTTGTTGCGCGATAGGTCAGGATATTCCTCCATTTGCGTTGGCAGCAGGCGGGTACCGAGCCCATCTGTACGGTCTCAATTCGATCGGCTTGCAGCGCCATGGTTTTTCTGCCGATCGCATTGCCCTGCTCAAGAAGGCCTTTGATCTGCTCTTTCGATCCGGCCACCGAACGGCCGAAGCGATTCGACTTGCCAAAAAGGAGTTTAAGGGACAGGCCGATGTGACCAAGATTCTGACGTTTATGGAGGGCACCAAGCGTGGAATCTCGCGGGCGGTCAGCCTCGACTCGGAGCGCGAGTTCGATCAACAAATGTGA
- the lpxI gene encoding UDP-2,3-diacylglucosamine diphosphatase LpxI (LpxI, functionally equivalent to LpxH, replaces it in LPS biosynthesis in a minority of bacteria.): protein MPIPDGRIGVIAGNGRFPIIFADNARNMGLQVYAVAHEGETEPELERHVDRIHWVKIGQLNKLINAFKSDGVRKVVMLGGIKKTHLYSHARPDFRVLALAAKLVLWKDDDILRALATELEKDGITICESTFGLEGILVQEGTLTSRQPTKKEWADIRYGWDVAKETGRLDIGQCVVIKDRVVVAVEAVEGTDEAIKRGGELAKDGAVVVKRSKPQQDLRFDLPAVGPRTIAVMRSVKASVLAVEAGRSVMLDRELLISQAEDAGIAVVGLAREGEASTGT, encoded by the coding sequence ATGCCGATACCAGACGGCCGAATCGGGGTAATCGCCGGAAATGGACGATTTCCGATCATCTTTGCGGATAACGCCCGGAACATGGGTCTTCAAGTCTATGCGGTGGCCCACGAGGGCGAAACCGAACCGGAGCTCGAACGGCATGTCGATCGGATCCATTGGGTCAAGATCGGCCAACTCAATAAACTGATCAACGCGTTCAAGTCCGATGGCGTCCGGAAAGTGGTCATGTTGGGAGGCATCAAGAAAACGCACCTCTATAGCCATGCACGTCCTGATTTTCGCGTGCTGGCTCTGGCCGCGAAATTGGTCCTCTGGAAGGACGACGATATCTTACGTGCGCTCGCCACAGAACTCGAAAAGGATGGAATCACCATCTGTGAGTCGACGTTCGGTCTGGAAGGGATCTTGGTTCAAGAAGGCACGCTCACTTCTCGCCAACCGACCAAAAAAGAGTGGGCCGACATCCGCTATGGCTGGGACGTGGCCAAAGAGACGGGGAGGCTGGACATCGGCCAATGTGTCGTGATTAAAGACCGGGTCGTTGTGGCGGTCGAAGCGGTCGAAGGAACCGATGAAGCGATCAAGCGTGGAGGCGAACTGGCCAAGGATGGTGCAGTGGTGGTGAAGCGGAGCAAGCCGCAGCAGGACCTCCGGTTTGATCTGCCGGCAGTCGGTCCCAGGACGATCGCGGTCATGCGTTCTGTCAAGGCCTCGGTGCTTGCGGTCGAGGCTGGCCGATCCGTGATGCTGGATCGAGAATTGTTGATCAGCCAGGCGGAGGACGCCGGAATCGCCGTCGTCGGCCTCGCTCGCGAAGGAGAAGCGAGCACGGGGACCTGA
- a CDS encoding Gfo/Idh/MocA family oxidoreductase, translated as MILGSQQIVRSIDPQIQTKKRCMTKLRAGVIGVGHLGRHHARLYATLAGSTLVGVVDQDPERARLIAGRHNAQVFDSLPELLKQVDVVSVAVPTSAHYSVAKVCLEAGKHVLIEKPITVLPSEAQELVDLAKVKGRWLQVGHSERFNPIIQMMLPHIQRPVFFECHRLGTYNERGTDVDVVLDLMIHDLDLILSFNPGPVEEVRAAGVPVLSSTSDIANARIQFRSGCVANLTASRVSLHSMRRLRLFQRDSYVSMDFQSRQGMIGRRSAEPGQKPRVAVEEFKAGDAEPLKLQLESFLHAIRTESCPVVSGEDGAAALEVGHLVLSAIQEFLQRNA; from the coding sequence GTGATTTTGGGAAGTCAACAGATCGTCAGATCAATAGATCCTCAAATTCAGACAAAAAAGAGGTGTATGACCAAGCTTCGTGCCGGTGTCATCGGGGTTGGGCATCTGGGGCGACACCATGCGCGGCTCTATGCCACGCTGGCCGGCTCGACGTTGGTCGGCGTGGTCGATCAGGACCCCGAACGGGCTCGACTCATCGCCGGTCGGCACAACGCACAGGTCTTCGACAGTCTCCCCGAACTCTTGAAGCAGGTCGATGTCGTGAGTGTTGCCGTCCCTACCTCCGCTCACTATTCTGTCGCCAAAGTCTGTCTTGAAGCCGGAAAACATGTTCTGATTGAGAAGCCCATCACCGTCCTTCCATCCGAGGCACAGGAACTTGTGGACTTGGCGAAGGTCAAGGGGCGCTGGTTGCAAGTGGGCCATAGCGAGCGGTTCAATCCCATCATCCAGATGATGCTGCCGCATATCCAGCGGCCGGTGTTTTTCGAATGTCACCGGCTCGGTACGTACAATGAGCGGGGCACCGACGTCGATGTCGTGCTGGATCTGATGATTCACGATCTGGACCTGATCTTGTCCTTCAATCCAGGGCCGGTGGAAGAGGTGCGGGCTGCCGGAGTGCCGGTGCTCTCCTCAACCAGCGATATCGCGAATGCACGCATTCAATTTAGAAGCGGGTGTGTCGCCAATTTAACTGCGAGCCGAGTTTCTTTACATAGCATGAGGCGGTTGCGTCTGTTCCAGCGCGACAGTTATGTGTCGATGGATTTTCAGTCCCGTCAGGGCATGATCGGCCGCCGGTCGGCTGAGCCGGGCCAAAAACCGAGGGTGGCCGTTGAAGAATTTAAAGCCGGCGACGCCGAGCCCCTAAAGTTACAACTTGAATCGTTTCTGCATGCGATCCGGACGGAATCATGCCCGGTGGTATCGGGCGAAGACGGGGCGGCCGCTCTGGAAGTTGGTCATCTGGTGCTGTCCGCAATCCAAGAGTTTCTGCAACGCAATGCATAG